The following proteins come from a genomic window of Metarhizium brunneum chromosome 2, complete sequence:
- the LYS4_1 gene encoding Homoaconitase, translated as MAAFQRVIALSAGTRLRPPTLIADPRSLSAPLSHGRACISTGPRSQYAFHSQLESSPDAVALSSPQRPPAPALAQTLTEKIVQRYSTDLPPGKKVKAGDYVTLKPSICMTHDNSWPVAMKFMQMGASKIRDKRQIIMCLDHDVQNETPANLKKYSLVEEFAGRHGVQFYPAKRGIGHQIMVEEGHAWPRTVSVASDSHSNHYGGIGALGTPVVRTDAASIWSQSKTWWQIPPIAKITFTGILPRGVTGKDVIVFLAGSLNQDEVLNHALEFTGSEETLASIPIPDRLTIANMTTEWGALSGLFPVDKTLISWYRAKATTAAMFNSPLTERVNHERIDELVKDKLVADPGASYAKEFYLLVSCTNARSSDFAAAARVFREAAEDSQPAKIAPGVELYIAAASVPEQESAEEAGDWQILVDAGARGTGLLEDGEVGISASNRNFKGRMGSTKAKAYLASPETVAASALRGKIAGPGWYQRPEGVQKVIIGEGSGDHVADKARSIEKALDKLLCEADSVIATAEGAGAEQSSSPAAPEDEALTEVIPGFPERIEGEIVFCNGDNINTDGIYPGKYTYQDHVSREKMAEICMENYDPEFSTTAKPGDILVAGFNFGCGSSREQAATAILAKQIPLVAAGSFSNIFSRNSINNALLGVELPALIHRLRETHKDKEVLTHRTGWRLLWDIRRSKVVITEKDGSSWEQKVGEIPPNVQEIIACGGLEGWVKTKIAAEKQ; from the exons ATGGCTGCATTC CAGAGAGTCATTGCTCTCAGCGCCGGCACACGATTACGCCCTCCGACCCTCATCGCCGACCCTCGATCTCTTTCCGCCCCCTTGTCCCATGGCCGCGCCTGTATTTCCACCGGGCCCCGATCGCAATATGCTTTCCACTCCCAGCTTGAAAGCAGCCCCGATGCCGTAGCCCTCAGCTCCCCTCAGCGGCCCCCAGCCCCGGCCCTCGCCCAGACCCTCACCGAAAAGATTGTCCAGCGATACTCCACGGACCTTCCCCCCggcaagaaggtcaaggccGGCGACTATGTCACACT AAAACCTAGCATTTGTATGACTCATGACAACTCGTGGCCAGTAGCCATGAAGTTCATGCAAATGGGGGCCTCCAAGATCCGTGACAAACGCCAGATCATTATG TGCCTTGATCACGATGTGCAAAACGAAACACCTGCAAATCTTAAGAAGTACAGCCTGG TGGAGGAGTTTGCTGGCCGGCATGGTGTTCAGTT TTACCCGGCCAAAAGAGGCATAG GCCATCAAATTATGGTCGAAGAAG GACACGCCTGGCCAAGAACTGTGTCCGTCGCTAGTGACAGTCATTCGAATCATTATGGTGGTATTGGAGCGCTC GGAACACCCGTTGTAAGAACGGACGCGGCTAGCATATGGAGTCAATCCAAGACTTGGTGGCAAATACCTCCAATTGCCAAGATCACATTCACTGGCATCCTCCCCCGTGGTGTCACTGGTAAAGACGTCATCGTATTTTTAGCCGGATCACTCAACCAGGACGAGGTTTTAAACCATGCCCTTGAATTCACGGGTTCCGAGGAGACTCTGGCAAGCATCCCAATTCCGGACCGCTTGACGATTGCAAATATGACTACTGAGTGGGGTGCTTTGAGTG GGCTATTTCCCGTTGATAAGACACTCATCTCTTGGTACCGTGCCAAGGCTACTACTGCTGCTATGTTCAACAGCCCACTCACGGAGCGCGTCAACCACGAGCGCATCGATGAGCTTGTCAAAGACAAATTAGTTGCCGACCCCGGCGCTTCTTATGCCAAGGAATTTTACCT TCTCGTTTCCTGTACCAACGCTCGGAGCTCGGATttcgctgccgccgctcgtGTCTTCCGAGAGGCGGCTGAAGATAGTCAGCCTGCTAAAATTGCTCCCGGTGTTGAACTTTACATTGCTGCAGCCTCTGTTCCCGAGCAGGAGTCAGCCGAGGAGGCAGGCGACTGGCAGATTCTAGTTGACGCTGGTGCCCGT GGTACTGGTCTTcttgaagacggcgaagTTGGTATAAGTGCGTCAAACCGCAACTTCAAAG GTCGCATGGGATCTACCAAAGCAAAGGCCTACCTAGCTAGCCCAGAAACTGTCGCAGCTAGTGCTCTTCGGGGTAAGATCGCCGGCCCTGGTTGGTACCAGAGGCCCGAGGGTGTCCAGAAGGTTATTATTGGCGAGGGCAGCGGTGATCATGTCGCCGACAAGGCTCGGTCTATAGAGAAGGCTCTTGACAAGCTTCTTTGTGAGGCCGATAGCGTGATTGCCACTGCTGAAGGCGCCGGCGCAGAGCAGTCATCCAGCCCCGCTGCGCCTGAAGATGAAGCTTTAACTGAGGTTATCCCTGGCTTTCCCGAGAGGATTGAAGGTGAGATTGTCTTTTGTAACGGGGACAACATCAACACCGATGGCATCTATCC GGGCAAGTACACTTATCAGGATCATGTTTCaagggagaagatggcagaGATATGCATGGAGAACTACGACCCTGAATTCAGCACAACTGCTAAGCCCGGTGATATCTTGGTAGCAGGCTTTAACTTTGGCTGT GGGTCCTCAAGAGAGCAAGCTGCAACTGCCATCTTAGCGAAACAGATTCCTCTAGTCGCTGCCGGCAGTTTCAGCAACATCTTCAGCCGTAACAGCATTAACAATGCTCTCCTCGGTGTCGAACTGCCTGCACTTATACACCGTCTCCGCGAAACgcacaaggacaaggaagtCCTGACCCACCGCACCGGCTGGCGGTTGCTCTGGGATATTCGCCGCTCCAAGGTTGTCATTACCGAGAAGGATGGCTCCTCGTGGGAGCAGAAAGTCGGCGAGATCCCCCCCAACGTGCAGGAAATCATCGCTTGCGGTGGACTTGAGGGCTGGGTCAAGACTAAGATCGCAGCTGAAAAGCAATAA